In Pyricularia oryzae 70-15 chromosome 2, whole genome shotgun sequence, one genomic interval encodes:
- a CDS encoding SIL1, with the protein MRHLTLLGLFACAGTALASGFPRVVKDDGENELICHTKNATDCYPKIFQATKEFQPVRADQDIPPGLHVRLNIQTGEKEAKLNDPNEKRPDLEGLPVDSSIVLVDPEEGVERPIPAGAPKYEPVGKVKEQIGPEAEQFHQALAVLKAGHVSNGVDFDDALDKLNELSHDMYFGSIIAQDLDILRSLLCIMSTKDAFVKDSASSSVPRALRAAGTISAALQNNPTALKAVEKHWPALMEANCSSDGERVSLGSLVFSTIQPGKEILTASGRDPGPGLVKAKLSAVNGLLKSSEIRQFFLDQNGMQEILRVLIVKDPEYNDAQVRAANLVSDTFLDESMGAIIGQWPSKAASSAAYCEVTGNAMQDVCWDYHIAKTAADTTSDSDHWSGSLLSMLRDQLKANGKGSGEKTGHDEL; encoded by the coding sequence ATGCGGCATTTGACATTGCTAGGGCTGTTTGCATGTGCGGGAACTGCATTGGCATCGGGGTTCCCGCGCGTGGTCAAAGACGATGGCGAAAACGAATTGATATGCCATACCAAGAACGCAACCGACTGTTACCCCAAGATCTTCCAAGCGACGAAGGAGTTCCAACCAGTACGCGCAGACCAGGACATACCGCCTGGCCTtcacgtccgcctgaacatACAGACGGGAGAGAAGGAGGCAAAACTCAATGACCCAAATGAGAAGAGACCAGACTTAGAGGGTCTGCCTGTTGACAGCTCCATCGTTCTCGTCGATCCAGAAGAGGGTGTCGAGAGGCCGATTCCGGCCGGCGCTCCGAAATACGAGCCCGTCGGTAAGGTTAAGGAGCAGATAGGACCAGAAGCCGAGCAATTTCATCAAGCGTTGGCCGTTTTGAAGGCGGGCCACGTAAGCAATGGCGTGGACTTTGATGACGCCCTCGACAAGCTGAATGAGCTTTCCCACGACATGTACTTCGGCTCGATCATTGCGCAGGACCTTGACATCCTCCGTTCGCTATTGTGTATTATGAGCACAAAGGATGCATTTGTCAAGGATTCAGCATCTTCGAGTGTCCCTCGCGCCCTCCGGGCAGCTGGGACCATCTCGGCCGCACTGCAGAACAACCCTACGGCTCTCAAGGCTGTGGAGAAACATTGGCCGGCTCTGATGGAGGCGAACTGCTCCAGCGACGGGGAGCGAGTCTCGCTTGGTAGTCTTGTCTTTTCTACCATTCAGCCAGGCAAAGAGATTCTAACTGCTTCTGGCCGGGACCCTGGACCGGGCCTAGTCAAAGCAAAGCTTTCTGCTGTCAATGGTCTCTTGAAGAGTTCTGAGATACGTCAATTCTTCCTGGATCAGAATGGGATGCAAGAGATTCTGCGCGTCCTCATCGTCAAAGATCCCGAGTACAACGACGCCCAAGTGAGAGCAGCGAATTTGGTGTCCGATACATTCCTGGACGAAAGCATGGGAGCTATCATTGGACAGTGGCCGTCAAAAGCAGCGTCTAGTGCTGCCTACTGTGAAGTGACGGGTAACGCTATGCAGGATGTGTGCTGGGACTACCATATTGCAAAAACTGCTGCTGATACCACGTCGGATTCGGACCATTGGAGTGGTTCTTTGTTGAGTATGCTTCGGGATCAACTGAAGGCAAACGGCAAGGGGTCAGGAGAGAAGACAGGTCATGATGAACTGTAA
- a CDS encoding nucleic acid-binding protein → MHCFRRAAMRAVSAQTARTAIVSKRVVPVLAAVPASIARSTALPIARAFSVSRTLANVEENSGSSLPRQEQPNGIFVRNLVFDATNEHLAEAFSQYGNVVDAKVARDARGLSKGFGFIYFETPEAAQKACEEANNTFWHGRRINVAPRIKASKPGNRDAMNQEERTPTSSLYIGNIPYESTDAALNNLFQDLEGLKDVRIAVDRSTGWPRGFAHADFKDVESATKAVEKVKLMELMGRTLRVDYSTPRVPRNERMQTASGSRDSRDSRDSRDSRGSGDF, encoded by the exons AT GCACTGCTTTCGTCGAGCCGCCATGCGGGCCGTTTCAGCCCAGACAGCTAGGACCGCAATCGTTAGCAAGCGAGTCGTTCCCGTCCTTGCCGCTGTACCTGCTTCGATAGCCAGGTCGACCGCACTGCCCATTGCCCGAGCCTTTTCCGTGTCCCGGACCTTAGCCAATGTCGAAGAGAACAGTGGCAGCTCTTTGCCACGCCAAG AGCAACCCAATGGTATTTTTGTTCGGAACTTGGTCTTCGACGCCACCAATGAGCATCTGGCCGAGGCTTTTTCTCAGTACGGCAATGTTGTCGACGCAAAGGTGGCTCGGGATGCTCGTGGGTTGAGCAAAGG GTTTGGATTCATTTACTTTGAGACCCCAGAGGCGGCCCAAAAGGCGTGTGAAGAGGCCAACAATACCTTTTGGCACGGCCGACGGATAAACGTCGCTCCTCGTATCAAGGCGAGCAAACCAGGCAACAGGGATGCTATGAACCAAGAGGAGCGCACTCCTACTTCAAGTCTCTACATTGGTAACATCCCGTACGAGTCCACTGATGCGGCGCTCAACAATCTGTTCCAGGATCTGGAGGGACTCAAGGACGTGAGGATCGCTGTTGACCGCAGCACGGGATGGCCTCGCGGGTTCGCACACGCAGACTTCAAGGATGTCGAATCCGCTACGAAGGCCGTGGAGAAGGTCAAGTTGATGGAGCTGATGGGAAGGACATTGCGAGTGGACTATTCAACCCCTCGTGTCCCCAGAAATGAGAGGATGCAAACCGCGTCGGGCTCTCGGGACTCTCGGGACTCTCGGGACTCTCGTGACTCTCGGGGCTCTGGAGACTTTTGA
- a CDS encoding methylenetetrahydrofolate dehydrogenase, producing MDSTTEVPKTCKVVTAETVAKSLLEEVRSQKGTDSKPYLAAFLANDDPAALQYAQWSKKTCEENGFEFDLRQVGKDALEEDIIAANEDAKVDGIIVYYPIFPGNPTHDKYIQETVALEKDVEGLCHKHLYNMYHNVRFLDPPTNSKKSILPCTPLAVVKILEHLQIYNSILPYGNRLYGKTVTVINRSEVNGRPLAALLANDGAKVYSVDVTGVQLFTRGQGIRQPRHQVLDKEDWGLKECIPLSDVIIGGVPVAEFKIPVELIREGAVCINFSSFRNFDGPAVKEKASIYVPSVGKVTIAVLLRNLVRLIANRNPGIEAAAAKS from the exons ATGGATTCCACTACGGAGGTACCCAAAACCTGCAAGGTTGTTACAGCAGAGACCGTTGCAAAAAGTCTCCTGGAGGAGGTTAGGTCGCAAAAGGGGACAGATTCGAAACCTTATCTGGCCGCCTTCCTAGCCAACGACGACCCTGCCGCTCTTCAGTATGCCCAATGGTCTAAGAAGACGTGTGAAGAAAA TGGGTTTGAATTCGACCTGCGACAGGTTGGAAAGGATGCGCTGGAGGAGGATATCATCGCTGCCAATGAGGATGCCAAGGTAGACGGTATCATTGTTTACTACCCGATCTTTCCCGGCAACCCCACGCACGACAAGTACATTCAGGAGACAGTGGCTCTTGAGAAGGACGTGGAGGGCTTGTGCCACAAGCACCTATACAACATGTACCACAACGTCAGATTTCTTGACCCTCCCACCAACTCTAAGAAGTCAATCCTGCCCTGTACGCCCCTGGCAGTCGTCAAGATACTTGAGCACCTGCAGATCTACAACTCGATCCTGCCGTACGGGAACCGTCTGTACGGCAAGACCGTCACCGTCATCAACCGCTCAGAGGTTAACGGCCGTCCACTGGCAGCCCTTCTGGCGAACGACGGTGCCAAGGTCTACTCTGTAGACGTCACCGGCGTGCAGCTGTTCACCCGCGGGCAGGGTATTCGGCAGCCACGTCACCAAGTCCTCGACAAGGAGGATTGGGGACTCAAGGAGTGCATCCCACTCAGCGATGTCATTATTGGAGGCGTCCCCGTCGCTGAGTTCAAGATCCCGGTCGAACTCATACGTGAGGGTGCTGTCTGCATCAACTTCTCTTCCTTCAGAAATTTTGACGGGCCCGCGGTGAAGGAGAAGGCATCGATATACGTCCCGTCCGTGGGCAAGGTCACGATTGCTGTGCTCTTGCGGAACCTAGTA CGGCTCATTGCCAACCGGAATCCAGGGATTgaagcggcagcagcaaagtCATAG
- a CDS encoding peroxisomal targeting signal receptor has protein sequence MSFMGGAECSTAGNPLSQLAKHAQDDQSLQRDRLVNRGPSAGPDSFRSIVHNGPAQDGAMNAFMNQSANMPEMAFEHGPHGQFPLDAAQAAHLRGATISPAHMGGIQTSTASPFSAAEFAAFQRHNHEAMSSSSSAGPMSAGPASASASSLQQHRPTLGNVHPMGMGMGMGMGMGMGMGMGMGMGMGMGYASMGRPLYQPMFQQQGGVSQEMLDGVVDKGKGKEKILELDDNQWEEQFAKIELENKQVEEDESLAMEPELNKMDEELLESETGFGDFESIWNGIQAGNADMADLTQFWETSNARLGQAPPIEPYMFEEDNIFKDQPNAFEEGMRIMDEGGNLSLAALAFEAAVQADPNHAEAWVQLGSAQAQNEKEDAAIRALERALEIDPNNLAALMALAVSYTNESYDGTSHRTLERWLSVKYPQICPPEKLSSAADLGFTDREELRKRVTNMFLEAARLAPDGQHMDPDVQVGLGVLFYGGDDFSKAVDCFSAALASSEQGTSNQQNQVHLLWNRLGATMANSGRSEEAIHAYEKALAIRPNFVRARYNLGISCINMNCEREAAGHLLAALAMHKEVEKSGRERAREILGGNGSVSEADLERLTTQNRSTTLYDSLRRVFTTLGRRDLCDKVVPGVDPDVFRKDFDF, from the exons ATGTCGTTCATGGGAGGGGCCGAGTGCTCTACCGCAGGCAACCCCCTCAGCCAACTGGCAAAGCATGCCCAGGATGACCAGAGCCTACAACGTGACAGGCTGGTGAATCGTGGCCCCTCGGCCGGCCCGGACTCATTCCGGAGTATCGTGCACAATGGACCAGCTCAAGATGGG GCCATGAACGCGTTTATGAACCAGTCTGCGAACATGCCCGAGATGGCCTTTGAACACGGCCCTCATGGCCAGTTCCCCCTCGATGCCGCACAAGCAGCTCATCTTCGCGGGGCTACCATATCGCCGGCACACATGGGAGGGATTCAGACCTCGACAGCATCACCATTTAGCGCCGCCGAATTCGCAGCTTTCCAACGGCACAACCACGAGGCcatgtcatcgtcgtccaGCGCCGGTCCGATGTCTGCCGGCCCCGCGTCTGCAAGTGCGTCCAGCTTGCAGCAACACCGACCAACACTCGGCAATGTGCACCCGATGGGGATGGGGATGGGGATGGGGATGGGGATGGGAATGGGGATGGGGATGGGGATGGGGATGGGGATGGGGATGGGATATGCATCAATGGGCCGGCCCTTGTACCAGCCCATGTTCCAACAGCAAGGAGGTGTGTCACAAGAGATGCTGGATGGAGTGGtcgacaagggcaagggcaaggaaaaGATCCTAGAACTAGACGACAACCAGTGGGAGGAGCAATTCGCCAAGATTGAGTTGGAGAACAAGCAAGTCGAGGAAGACGAAAGCTTGGCAATGGAACCAGAACTCAACAAGATGGACGAGGAGCTTCTCGAATCGGAGACAGGGTTCGGTGACTTTGAGTCAATATGGAATGGCATACAAGCCGGGAACGCTGATATGGCTGATTTGACGCAGTTTTGGGAAACCTCCAACGCACGCCTGGGGCAAGCTCCACCAATTGAGCCTTACATGTTCGAGGAGGACAACATATTCAAGGATCAACCAAATGCCTTTGAGGAAGGCATGCGTATCATGGACGAGGGCGGTAACTTGTCACTGGCGGCACTCGCCTTTGAGGCGGCGGTGCAGGCAGATCCAAATCATGCCGAAGCCTGGGTGCAGCTCGGATCAGCTCAGGCACAGAACGAAAAGGAGGATGCGGCCATCCGGGCGCTGGAGAGGGCACTTGAGATTGACCCCAACAACCTTGCCGCCCTAATGGCCTTGGCCGTCTCGTACACCAACGAGAGCTACGATGGCACGTCGCACAGGACTCTCGAGCGGTGGCTGTCAGTCAAGTACCCTCAGATATGCCCGCCAGAGAAGCTCTCGTCTGCCGCAGACCTGGGCTTCACTGACCGCGAGGAACTCCGAAAGCGTGTCACAAACATGTTCCTCGAGGCTGCTCGTCTCGCGCCTGATGGGCAGCATATGGATCCAGACGTCCAGGTCGGACTTGGTGTGCTCTTCTACGGTGGCGACGACTTCTCAAAGGCCGTCGACTGCTTCAGCGCCGCACTGGCTTCCTCCGAGCAAGGCACAAGCAACCAACAAAACCAGGTCCATCTTCTCTGGAACCGCCTCGGTGCCACCATGGCCAACAGCGGCCGGAGCGAGGAGGCCATTCACGCGTACGAGAAAGCACTTGCAATCCGACCAAACTTTGTCCGTGCACGCTACAACCTGGGGATCAGCTGCATCAACATGAATTGCGAACGGGAAGCCGCTGGTCATCTTTTGGCCGCCTTGGCCATGCACAAGGAGGTCGAAAAGAGTGGACGCGAGAGAGCCCGCGAGATCCTGGGTGGAAACGGGTCTGTAAGCGAGGCGGACCTCGAGCGCCTCACAACGCAGAATCGCAGCACAACCCTGTATGACAGCCTGCGTCGTGTTTTCACGACTCTTGGCCGACGTGACCTGTGCGACAAGGTCGTGCCTGGGGTAGATCCCGATGTCTTCAGGAAGGACTTTGACTTTTAG
- a CDS encoding peroxisomal membrane protein 4: MAAAIQSLQASLERVILNPRYHDLLAVVKGARNGAVYGTKVRFPHALVMILLFRSGTLREKLWLVFRATRTHARNLAKFVTIYKFTCFLLKHYGPTPGKEGPYDTFVAGMLGGYLVFGGRSGRTGKISSVNQQIVVYVFARVVLALARLAVKPGFGLPVVSEPGNSAAISYYAWPVFAATSWGLVMHLFRYHAAELQPSLRSSMTYLYLQSNEWDGLRNFLWHNK; this comes from the exons ATGGCTGCCGCTATCCAAAGCCTCCAG GCCTCTCTGGAGCGGGTCATCCTAAACCCTCGTTACCATGAcctcctcgccgtcgtcaaGGGCGCACGCAATGGTGCCGTCTATGGCACCAAAGTTCGCTTCCCACACGCGCTGGT GATGATATTACTCTTTCGATCAGGGAC ATTACGGGAGAAGCTCTGGCTCGTGTTCCGCGCAACGCGAACGCACGCCCGTAACTTAGCCAAGTTTGTCACGATTTACAAGTTCACCTGCTTCCTGCTGAAGCACTACGGACCCACGCCAGGCAAGGAGG GCCCCTATGACACCTTCGTGGCCGGCATGCTCGGCGGCTACCTCGTCTTTGGAGGCCGCTCGGGCCGCACAGGCAAGATCAGCAGTGTAAACCAGCAAATCGTCGTCTACGTGTTTGCGCGCGTCGTTCTTGCTCTGGCCCGCTTGGCAGTCAAGCCTGGCTTCGGACTGCCCGTCGTCTCGGAACCTGGGAACTCTGCCGCAATCAGCTACTATGCCTGGCCCGTATTCGCTGCCACAAGCTGGGGGCTTGTCATGCACCTGTTCCGGTACCACGCCGCCGAACTTCAGCCTAGCCTGAGGAGCAGCATGACATACCTGTATCTGCAAAGCAACGAATGGGATGGCCTGAGAAACTTTCTTTGGCATAACAAATAG
- a CDS encoding 40S ribosomal protein S15, whose translation MADVEYNAEEAAEIKKRRAFRKFSYRGVDLDQLLDLTSDQLRDVVHARARRRINRGLKRKPMGLIKKLRKAKQEAKPNEKPDLVKTHLRDMIVVPEMIGSVIGIYSGKEFNQVEIKPEMVGHYLAEFSISYKPVKHGRPGIGATHSSRFIPLK comes from the exons ATGGCTGACGTCGAATAC AACGCCGAGGAGGCAGCTGAGATCAAGAAGAGAAGAGCCTTCCGCAAGTTTTCTTACCGTGGAGTCGACCTCGACCA GCTCCTTGATCTTACTTCAGACCAGCTCCGTGATGTCGTTCACGCTCGTGCCAGGCGCCGAATCAACCGCGGCTTGAAGCGCAAGCCCATGGGCTTGATCAAGAAGCTCCGCAAGGCCAAGCAGGAGGCCAAGCCCAACGAGAAGCCCGACCTCGTCAAGACCCATCTCCGTGACATGATTGTCGTCCCTGAGATGATCGGTTCCGTCATTGGCATTTACTCGGGCAAGGAGTTCAACCAGGTCGAGATAAAGCCCGAGATGGTTGGCCACTACCTGGCTGAGTTTTCGATTTCATA CAAGCCTGTCAAGCACGGTCGCCCGGGTATTGGTGCTACCCACTCGTCTCGTTTCATTCCTCTGAAGTAA
- a CDS encoding ribosome biogenesis protein nsa-2, with amino-acid sequence MPQNEYIERWRKQHGQRLDHEERARKKAAREEGHGKSAKAQNLRGLKAKLFAQERRKEKIRMKKAIKQHEERNVKGAAADKDPTNPVPAYLLDRNTPNTSKALSSSIKQARAEKAAKFSVPIPKVRGISEEELFKVVHTGKSKRKSWKRMVTKPTFVGQNFTRRNPKYERFIRPMGLRYKKAHVTHPELNVTVHLPILGVKKNPSNPLYTQLGVLSKGTVIEVNVSELGIMAGNKVAWGRYAQVTNSPENDGCVNAVLLV; translated from the exons ATG CCTCAGAACGAGTACATCGAGAGGTGGCGCAAGCAGCATGG TCAACGCTTGGACCATGAGGAGCGCGCGCGCAAGAAGGCCGCCCGTGAGGAGGGTCACGGCAAGTCGGCCAAGGCACAGAACTTGCGGGGTCTGAAGGCGAAGCTTTTCGCCCAAGAGCGTCGCAAGGAGAAGATTCGCATGAAGAAGGCCATCAAGCAGCACGAAGAGCGCAATGTAAAGGGTGCCGCAGCCGACAAGGACCCCACGAACCCTGTTCCGGCCTATCTCCTCGATCGCAATACCCCCAACACATCCAAGGC GCTGTCGTCTTCCATCAAGCAAGCGCGTGCAGAAAAGGCCGCCAAGTTCTCAGTTCCAATCCCGAAGGTCCGTGGTATCAGTGAAGAGGAGCTCTTCAAGGTGGTCCATACAGGAAAGTCCAAGAGGAAATCGTGGAAGCGTATGGTCACAAAGCCCACGTTCGTGGGACAGAACTTTACAAGGAG GAATCCAAAGTACGAGCGCTTCATCAGGCCTATGGGTCTGCGTTACAAAAAGGCTCATGTTACACACCCTGAG CTCAACGTTACCGTCCATCTTCCTATCCTTGGAG TAAAGAAAAACCCGTCAAATCCGTTATA CACTCAACTTGGTGTCCTCTCAAAAGGAACAGTGATCGAGGTTAACGTGTCGGAGCTTGGTATTATGGCTGGAAACAAGGTTGCCTGGGGAAGATACGCCCAGGTCACCAATTCGCC GGAAAACGATGGTTGCGTCAACGCGGTTCTCCTTGTTTAA
- a CDS encoding glutaredoxin-C4, whose protein sequence is MPSPRRLRLLCIVAVAVLFTLLFTSRLRQASDTDANSIQGLYHKTRTAIDRARADGQAALQRSKNGAAKGHLTLDKDADGDIDQDDEVFAQEMSDRLRAAEQKAKDLANSKSPNKPDAPRHIVGVGSSAGGQTAKKKTTKPALAEAEADEKSMVATSEDKEAKAELDTILRKSPVVIFSKSYCPYSKRAKGILLEKYSIQPAPYVVELDQHPLGPQIQQMLGDMTNRKTVPNILVNGKSIGGGDEITELDASQKLITTVNFYGDKHITMKERFPEKEAAA, encoded by the exons ATGCCGTCCCCACGGCGCTTGCGTCTCCTGTGCATCGTCGCCGTTGCCGTTCTTTTCACTCTTCTCTtcacatcccgcctccgccaggcCAGCGATACCGATGCAAACTCTATTCAGGGGCTTTACCACAAGACTAGGACCGCCATCGACAGAGCCCGCGCTGATGGGCAAGCCGCCTTGCAGAGATCTAAAAATGGAGCAGCCAAGGGGCATCTAACTTTGGACAAGGATGCCGACGGTGATATTGATCAAGACGACGAGGTTTTTGCCCAAGAAATGTCAGACCGCCTGAGGGCCGCCGAGCAAAAAGCCAAAGATTTAGCAAACTCCAAGTCGCCCAACAAGCCCGACGCACCCAGACACATTGTCGGTGTCGGCAGCTCCGCGGGTGGCCAGACTGCAAAGAAGAAGACAACCAAGCCGGCACTGGCCGAGGCGGAAGCAGATGAGAAGTCAATGGTGGCGACGAGCGAGGACAAGGAAGCCAAGGCAGAGCTCGACACAATACTTCGAAAATCCCCAG TTGTCATCTTTTCGAAATCATACTGTCCGTACTCCAAGCGAGCCAAGGGcatactgttggaaaagtACAGCATACAGCCAGCCCCGTACGTCGTCGAATTGGACCAGCACCCCCTCGGCCCACAAATCCAGCAGATGCTGGGTGACATGAccaaccggaaaaccgtgcCCAACATTCTCGTCAACGGCAAGTCCATCGGCGGTGGAGATGAGATTACCGAGCTCGACGCCTCCCAGAAGCTTATAACGACTGTCAATTTTTACGGCGACAAGCACATTACAATGAAGGAGCGCTTTCCCGAAAAGGAGGCTGCGGCATGA